Proteins encoded within one genomic window of Vanrija pseudolonga chromosome 3, complete sequence:
- the cut14 gene encoding Structural maintenance of chromosome0s protein 2 produces the protein MRIEELILDGFKSYPVRTTISNFDESFNAITGLNGSGKSNILDAICFVLGITNMQSVRANNLMDLIYKRGQAGITKASVTIVFNNQDRSKSPVGFENAAQITVTRQIAVGNVSKYLLNGHKSTLQAIQNLFQSVQLNINNPNFLIMQGKITKVLNMKPAEILGMVEEAAGTRMFEERKDKAVKTMAKKDKKVEEIESLLREEIDPKLEKLRAEKRSYLEYQKATSELERLTRLVKAYEWKLVVDKLDKAAGNINQKKKDIEVAKEDIERGGRECKGMESELADIEARRTKELAKGGKVQGLTDAVNALDRELVKTKAQLEIHESTVADDAKRIEVAKKSAKDLQDSLDNGRKSSSADSAAFAELKAAYDAGATELARTEELLQTLLTGVSSSSNDDENAGGYLGQLAEAKARLAAAGTAAEQAKVKIGLAERELKEKEPRAKKAEKEGEGLIKELAAKRADAEKLKTRVEAAGWDETKENELLSRQAEHGQKVAQLSEQRDNLKSRLAAIDFTYSDPYPNFDRSKVKGLVATLVDLDKANFASSTALEICAGGKLYNVVVEDEKVGSALLDKGKLRKRVTLIPLNKINAFRMSAEKIAAANKLAPGKANVALDLIGYDEDVSAAMAYVFGDVFICKDKESAQAVTFNKAIGVRSVTLDGDVYDPSGTLSGGAAPSSSGLLVKVQELRAIEREMNKHKQALEEASRELASAKKVIDQWRKDKRELDLCSHAVHLLEEQVSGSNATKIISEVEAARKSLVELKEVVSEAKEKQKIAAADCKRLEKEMDDFKNNKDSKLKEIKADIASKKKELSKKTTQVKLRQKEVQTAELELQQLEADVEAAQAEITEAESAHSKSKAELKALGETYASQQSDYKAAEAKLKKERAVLVAFDTEMADLEKDLKAKRQEIVDAELALKKLDHDLVLVTKERSSSEAMKENLEKQFTWIPDEHQFFGKPGSPYDFAGVNLNQAREQCRELEAQHKGMGRKINTKVMNMIDNVEKKEQALRKMMATVLKDKSKIEDTIAELDRYKRDALLKTWEKVNKDFGLIFEELLPGNFAKLQPPEGQDLTEGLEVKVRLGSVWKASLTELSGGQRSLIALSLIMSLLQFKPAPMYILDEIDAALDLQHTQHIGQLFRTRFKGSQFIVVSLKEGLFTNANVLFRARFRDGTSVVERTASRSANGFYEDKENSAGGDGDKAAAGGKKRTAAGSSTRAPLTVR, from the exons ATGAGGATCGAAGAACTCATCCTGGACG GCTTCAAGTCGTATCCTGTCCGGACGACCATCTCAA ACTTCGATGAGTCGTTCAATGCCATCACCGGCCTCAATGGTTCGGGAAAGTCCAACATCCTCGATGCCATCTGTTTCGTGCTTGGTATCACCAACATGCAGTCG GTTCGCGCAAACAACCTCATGGACCTCATCTACAAGCG TGGACAGGCAGGCATCACCAAGGCCTCCGTCACGATCGTGTTCAACAACCAGGACCGTTCCAAGAGCCCTGTCGGCTTTGAGAATGCAGCGCAAATTACAGTCACCCGTCAG ATTGCGGTCGGAAACGTATCCAAGTACCTCTTGAACGGCCACAAGTCGACTCTGCAGGCCATCCAGAACCTGTTCCAGTCGGTGCAGCTCAACATCAACAACCCCAACTTCCTCATCATGCAGGGCAAGATCACCAAGGTGCTTAACATGAAGCCGGCTGAGATTCTCGGTAtggtcgaggaggctgcgGGCACCAGGATGTTCGAGGAACGCAAGGACAAGGCTGTCAAGACTAtggccaagaaggacaagaaggtcgaggagatTGAATCG CTTCTTCGTGAGGAGATCGACcccaagctcgagaagctccGCGCCGAGAAGAGGTCGTACCTCGAGTACCAGAAGGCGaccagcgagctcgagcgccttacccgcctcgtcaaggccTACGAGTGGAAGCTCGttgtcgacaagctcgacaaggccgctGGTAACATCAaccagaagaagaaggacatCGAGGTCGCTAAGGAGGACATTGAGCGCGGTGGTCGCGAGTGCAAGGGTATGGAGAGTGAGCTCGCGGACATCGAGGCCAGGAGGACAAAG GAACTGGCCAAGGGCGGAAAGGTCCAGGGCCTCACCGACGCAGTCAATGCGCTTGACCGTGAACTCGTCAAGACCAAGGCCCAGCTCGAGATCCACGAGAGCACAGTTGCGGACGACGCGAAGCGCATCGAGGTCGCCAAGAAGTCTGCCAAGGACCTGCAAGACTCCCTCGACAATGGCCGCAAGTCGTCTTCCGCGGACTCTGCTGCTTTCGCAGAGCTCAAGGCGGCTTACGACGCCGGTGCCACCGAGCTTGCTCGCACAGAAGAACTCCTCCAGACTCTCCTCACCGGTGTCTCCTCGTCttccaacgacgacgagaatgCTGGTGGCTACCTCGGTCAGCTagccgaggccaaggcccgtctcgctgctgctggtacgGCGGCTGAGCAGGCAAAGGTCAAGATTGGCCTCGCTGAGCGTgagctcaaggagaaggagccgCGCGCCAAGAAGGCTGAGAAGGAGGGTGAAGGGCTCAtcaaggagctcgcggccaagcgcgccgacgcagaGAAGCTCAAGACCCGTGTTGAAGCTGCTGGATGGGACGAGACTAAGGAGAATGAGCTCCTCTCCcgccaggccgagcacgGTCAGAAGGTCGCCCAGCTCTCGGAGCAGCGTGACAACCTCAAGTCGCGtctcgccgccatcgactTCACCTACTCGGACCCGTACCCCAACTTTGACCGCTCCAAGGTCAAGGGTCTTGTCGCCACCCTCGTtgacctcgacaaggccaacTTCGCAAGCTCCACTGCTCTTGAGATCTGCGCTGGTGGAAAGCTCtacaatgtcgtcgtcgaggacgagaaggtcggctcggctctcctcgacaagggcaagctgCGCAAGCGTGTCACCCTCATTCCCCTCAACAAGATCAACGCCTTCCGCATGTCGGCCGAGAAGATTGCAGCCGCCAACAAGCTTGCGCCTGGCAAGGCCAATGTggccctcgacctcatcggTTACGACGAAGAtgtcagcgccgccatgGCCTACGTCTTTGGCGACGTGTTCATCtgcaaggacaaggagtcGGCCCAGGCGGTCACATTCAACAAGGCTATTGGCGTGCGTTCGGTcaccctcgacggcgacgtctaTGACCCCTCTGGCACTCTGTCCGGGGGTGCCGCTCCTTCAAGCTCTGGCCTTCTCGTCAAGGTCCAGGAACTTCGTGCTATTGAGCGCGAGATGAACAAGCACAAGCAGGCTTTGGAGGAAGCTtcgcgcgagctggccagCGCCAAGAAGGTCATCGACCAGTGGCGCAAGGACAAGCGCGAGCTTGACCTCTGCTCTCACGCCGTCCatctgctcgaggagcaggtcaGCGGCAGTAACGCCACCAAG ATCATCTcagaggtcgaggccgcccgCAAGtccctcgtcgagctgaaGGAAGTTGtcagcgaggccaaggagaagcAGAAGATTGCCGCTGCCGACTGCAAGCGTCTCGAGAAGGAGATGGATGACTTCAAGAACAACAAGGACTCGAAGCTCAAGGAGATCAAGGCGGACATTGCcagcaagaagaaggagctTAGCAAGAAGACTACTCAGGTCAAGCTGCGCCAGAAGGAGGTCCAGactgccgagctcgagctccagcagctcgaggctgaCGTCGAGGCTGCACAGGCCGAGATCACGGAGGCCGAGTCTGCCCACTCGAAGAGCAAGGCTGAGCtcaaggccctcggcgagacCTACGCTTCTCAGCAGTCCGACTacaaggctgccgaggccaagctcaagaaggagcgcgccgtccttgtcgcgTTCGACACGGAGatggccgacctcgagaaggACCTCAAAGCCAAGCGCCAGgagattgtcgacgccgagctggccctcaagaagctcgaccatgaccttgtccttgtcaCCAAGGagcgctcctcctccgaggCGATGAAGGAGAATCTCGAGAAGCAGTTCACGTGGATTCCGGATGAGCACCAGTTCTTCGGCAAGCCTGGATCGCCTTACGACTTTGCGGGCGTCAACCTCAACCAGGCTCGTGAGCAGTGCCGagagctcgaggcgcagcaCAAGGGCATGGGCCGCAAGATCAACACCAAGGTCATGAACATGATCGACAAcgtcgagaagaaggagcaGGCATTGCGCAAGATGATGGCGACCGTGCTCAAGGACAAGTCCAAGATTGAGGACAcgatcgccgagctcgaccgtTACAAGCGCGACGCTCTTCTCAAGACGTGGGAGAAGGTCAACAAGGACTTTGGTCTCATCTTCGAGGAGCTCTTGCCTGGCAACTTTGCCAAGCTGCAGCCTCCCGAGGGCCAGGACCTGACCGAGGGTCTCGAGGTCAAggtccgcctcggcagcgtcTGGAAGGCGAGCTTGACCGAGTTGTCGGGCGGTCAGCGATCGCTCATCGCGCTCTCGCTCATCATGTCTCTGCTCCAGTTCAAGCCGGCGCCAATGTACATTCTTGACGAGattgacgccgcgctcgacctgcagCACACACAACATATCGGCCAGCTCTTCCGCACACGGTTCAAGGGCAGCCAGTTCATCGTCGTCTCGCTCAAGGAGGGTCTCTTCACCAACGCCAACGTCCTCTTCCGTGCACGCTTCCGCGACGGTACCTCGGTTGTCGAGCGCACGGCCAGCCGCTCCGCCAACGGCTTCTATGAGGACAAGGAGaacagcgccggcggcgatggtgacAAGGCAGCCGCGGGCGGCAAGAAGCGGACAGCAGCGGGTAGCAGCACACGCGCGCCTCTCACTGTTAGATAG
- the mok13 gene encoding Cell wall alpha-1,3-glucan synthase mok13 has protein sequence MRRGSSTPSLRWLRPSHLLALAVCAASVAAHVYNETLDPWNLNKNQAANDSIDYTTPRRDRYFPSPQNWRSLPAYTLLIDKWIDGDPTNNDFFNLTYEYDWRETQIRTGGDAMGLLDERGLDYIQSMGYKMIYMAGTVFLNMPWQSDGYSALDFTLLDPHFGNLTAWQQFIDGAHARGMYILVDFTVGTMGDLIGFKGHLNSSTPFNTNEYEVVWKDPAYGPWGIDHYPDWNFTNVYNESCVYPTFFTDDGSIVDPGIQGCYESSFDHYGDIEAFGVFPDWQRQLAKFASVQDRLREWRTEVLDRLKVFSCLSIEALDIDGIRIDKATQVTVDALADWANHTRACAASFNKTNFFIPGEVTGGDTFGAIYYGRGRTPGMRTTYEEALNLTQADNTKFLRDEGLAPLDGSCFHYSVYRQICHYLGVDGQLSVSNDIDQNFVNGWNMMLTSNDFLNQQTGDFDPRHMYGVANQDIFRWPVLENGTQKQLAGSFITHLLLPGIPLVWYGEEQGLYIIDSSSSNYVYARQAMVANPAWKRHGCYKMGGDQFHQLGYDAALTGCYDPGVALDHFDPTATTRRAFRNFNHIRENYPAVQDGFMLTQLSNHTHWRILPFGTVSEFGLWSSVRVPSQKQQGSNGFNTDGQISQAVWMLYTNENVSMSYNIDCGGQDPIRSPYAVNGNGSSIVRNLLSPYENYTLQNTQESFYNNGQAPYRGCIGSINLQPYDFKVLVPLDQWVPPRPTLSGFSPGHDQRVVLNGDTIQITLEWDEEMDCDSVTRGVSLLFTGDTSHGTPSISGTPSCLTLPDQPPTELNGVGPSKWHWVANITNAAEGIYKIEIAPVNSQRNPATSTGFKDHLMFRAGLPSNQFVFPENDYNNSIFHKDGDTFTLNHNAWGADMFRYSANFGQSWSPYQPYEASTTLNATMFKEKNNWWKGEHVMVQYWSKVAGTAAQVVHADSPDYKGYNRRWPQVLLSGPFNQWGYDIGVNAHFKSVGDGIWSMPIASTWPNLFHINIWKFDDYYYGDADNDGVLDRYPPNSLTPNYLNMTYPPRPYLAWQVFIDDASGRWSVLPLGHELVSIIAFALLLTIPIITAFAAAAIFRYSFYSIKINKWGTKPAKESSNYFPIVGAAAAHHDKKEGPVSEKHHSVILHEKVKKPERIIGWPEDPTKRRRVLIATLEYEILDWAVKVKIGGLGVMSTLMGKAMTDVDLIWVVPKVQDIDYPQGDFAEPIEVTIFGEPYLIEVETHQVDNITYVILDSPVFRAQTKSDPYPQRMDDLSSAIFYSTWNQAIAETIRRFEDIDIYHINDYHGALAPLYLLPRIVPVCLSLHNAEFQGLWPLRTKDEMKEVCAAFNISKEVCSKYVQFGNTFNLLHAAASFISHHQKSVGVAGVSDKYGKRSWARYPALWTLRNIDSLPNPDPTDIAALDEQPVAVDKIQVDQVAESKRPEHKRQAQEWAGIKQDPRADLFVFVGRWSKQKGVDLIADVMPGLLDKKSNIQLICVGPVIDLYGRFAAEKLARLMEMYPDRVFSKPEFTTLPPYLFSGADFALIPSRDEPFGLVAVEFGRKGALGVGSRLGGLGLMPGWWFPVESSTATHMLSQLTKTIKLALKSTPQERAILRARSAVQRFPVVEWRQRLEDFQRRSITMSRSVAGEHAWGYEQSASHTLYASGQNDSSTSLGTWNRPGTPDSGSGASAPGSPRPDSRRVSSGVNLPPGAASPGGGEATFTGSDYHRRFEDRKQNRGSGESFYDEDPNAAAMYQDPLAALEGRPRGKPKFGFAGDDEASSVVSSDHGDQSMSMIAPSTMSETPTGHAYDSFLAAANRQFAKTTDGRKQPDPFMERRMSTMSTASSTFVPSRPFSFTSRVSSFDSISSIVDEKNASPLNKAMESFTDADGEVSQTFVQKLQGLSAANSKGDLCIEKFLMKSEKQFFNEMKKEKLMAMSVRSRDSIHGGGSSHQSTIDGFRPESPQGQYSLSGHSHPEDYYSSSMMYDEHGELEKPMTRTQVLMERSIYGWPLYAIVISIGQLLSATSFQLSLLGGANTQTATDLYIICAIFCVATVFWYTLFRMRPSVYVLAIPWLLFAIAFFMIGLPALYGPFVAPRQWLTKVATWFYAIASSAGFLFFGLNFGEEAGAAAEIWIMRACIVQGLQQIWVSALWYWGYTLVGQNAATYNTPRAIICVTWPLAAVCVAFAYLMFWGLPDYYHQIPPYMPNFLRTLVRRKLVIWFMISEILRNYWLSPQYGRNWQFLWREAQVPKWSVVIMLVIFFIGIWGLLMGVLIKYAKVHSWLLPVFAVGLGAPRWAQMFWGISGFGIYVPWGGVAGPYIGTCVWLWLGVLDAIQGVGFGMILLQTLSRLHVCATLAAAQFVGSAVLMIARATAPDKNGPGNVFPNAAFWSPSTGENNPVAHWEFWLCLVCQLIIPFGYFSFFRKEQLVKP, from the exons ATGCGGAGAGGGTCAAGCACGCCCTCGTTGCGTTGGCTGCGACCATCACACCTCCTGGCACTAGCCGTCTGCGCAGCAAGTGTAGCCGCGCACGTCTACAATGAGACTCTAGACCCATGGAACCTCAACAAGAATCAAG CTGCAAATGATTCAATCGACTACACTACCCCCAGGAGGGATCGCTACTTCCCATCGCCACAAAACTGGAGG TCCCTCCCAGCATATACTCTCCTTATCGACAAGTGGATTGATGGTGACCCGACCAACAATGACTTCTTCAACCTCACGTACGAGTACGACTGGCGAGAGACTCAGATTCGCACCGGTGGCGATGCCATGggtctcctcgacgagcgtggCCTCGACTACATTCAGAGCATGGGCTACAAGATGATCTACATGGCCGGCACCGTGTTCCTCAACATGCCCTGGCAGTCGGACGGATactcggcgctcgacttTACATTGTTGGACCCTCACTTTGGCAATCTCACTGCTTGGCAGCAGTTTATCGACGGCGCACATGCCCGTGGCATGTacatcctcgtcgactttACTGTTGGAACCATGGGTGACTTGATTGGTTTCAAGGG ACATCTCaactcctcgacgccgttcaACACGAACGAGTACGAGGTTGTCTGGAAGGACCCGGCCTACGGACCGTGGGGAATCGACCACTACCCCGACTGGAACTTTACCAACGTCTACAACGAGAGCTGCGTCTACCCGACCTTCTTCACCGACGATGGCTCGATTGTCGACCCCGGAATCCAGGGCTGCTACGAGTCTAGTTTCGACCACTACGGTGACATTGAGGCTTTCGGTGTCTTCCCCGACTGGCAGCGTCAGCTGGCCAAGTTCGCCTCGGTCCAGGACCGTCTTCGCGAGTGGCGTACCGAAGTGTTAGACCGACTCAAGGTCTTTAGCTGTCTCTCGATTGAGGCGCTTGACATTGACGGCATTCGTATCGACAAGGCCACCCAGGTTACTGTCGATGCCCTCGCCGACTGGGCCAACCACACTAGGGCCTGCGCCGCTTCGTTCAACAAGACAAACTTCTTCATTCCCGGCGAAGTCACTGGTGGTGACACGTTCGGTGCCATCTACTACGGTCGCGGTCGTACCCCAGGAATGCGCACCACGTACGAGGAGGCCTTGAACTTGACCCAGGCAGACAACACAAAGTTCCTCCGCGACGAGGGCTTGGCCCCTCTCGACGGCTCGTGCTTCCACTACTCGGTCTACCGTCAGATCTGCCACTACCTCGGTGTGGACGGCCAGCTTTCCGTCTCCAATGACATTGACCAGAACTTTGTCAACGGCTGGAACATGATGTTGACCAGCAACGACTTCCTCAACCAGCAGACTGGCGACTTCGACCCCCGTCACATGTACGGTGTCGCGAACCAGGATATCTTCCGTTGGCCGGTTTTGGAGAACGGCACCCAGAAGCAGCTTGCGGGTTCGTTCATCACCCACCTGCTACTTCCAGGCATCCCCCTGGTGTGGtacggcgaggagcagggcCTGTACATTATCGACTCGAGTAGTTCCAACTACGTGTACGCTCGTCAGGCCATGGTTGCCAACCCCGCTTGGAAGCGTCACGGCTGCTACAAGATGGGAGGTGACCAGTTCCACCAGCTCGGCTACGACGCGGCTCTCACCGGCTGCTACGACCCTGGAGTCGCTCTCGACCACTTCGACCCCACGGCTACCACTCGCCGCGCTTTCCGCAACTTCAACCACATCCGCGAGAACTACCCCGCGGTTCAGGATGGCTTCATGCTTACTCAGCTGAGCAACCACACTCATTGGCGCATTCTGCCCTTCGGTACGGTCAGCGAGTTTGGTCTGTGGTCGTCCGTTCGTGTTCCCTCGCAGAAGCAGCAAGGCAGCAATGGCTTCAACACCGATGGTCAAATCTCCCAAGCGGTCTGGATGCTGTACACCAACGAGAACGTCTCGATGAGCTACAACATCGACTGCGGTGGCCAGGACCCGATTCGGTCGCCATACGCCGTCAACGGCAACGGCTCGTCGATAGTCCGCAACCTCTTGTCCCCCTACGAGAATTACACGCTCCAGAACACGCAAGAGTCGTTCTACAACAACGGTCAGGCTCCTTACCGTGGCTGCATTGGTTCCATCAACCTGCAGCCTTACGACTTCAAGGTTCTTGTTCCCCTCGACCAGTGGGTTCCACCTCGGCCCACATTGTCTGGCTTCTCGCCCGGCCACGACCAGCGTGTCGTTCTCAACGGCGACACCATCCAGATTACCCTCGAGTGGGATGAGGAGATGGATTGTGACAGTGTCACCAGAGGTGTTAGCCTCCTCTTCACCGGAGACACGAGCCACGGGACGCCAAGCATCAGTGGCACTCCAAGCTGCCTCACCCTTCCTGACCAGCCTCCTACCGAGCTCAATGGTGTCGGTCCTTCGAAGTGGCATTGGGTCGCCAACAtcaccaacgccgccgagggcattTACAAGATTGAGATTGCCCCCGTCAACTCGCAGCGCAACCCTGCCACCTCCACTGGCTTCAAGGACCACCTCATGTTCCGCGCCGGTCTGCCTTCCAACCAGTTTGTCTTCCCCGAGAATGACTACAACAACTCGATCTTCCACAAGGACGGGGACACTTTCACGCTCAACCACAATGCGTGGGGTGCCGACATGTTCCGCTACTCTGCCAACTTTGGACAGTCGTGGAGCCCATACCAGCCCTACGAGGCGTCCACTACGCTCAACGCCACCATGTTCAAGGAGAAGAACAACTGGTGGAAGGGTGAGCACGTCATGGTCCAGTACTGGTCCAAGGTTGCAGGCACTGCGGCCCAGGTCGTTCACGCCGATTCGCCGGACTACAAGGGCTACAACCGCCGCTGGCCTCAGGTCCTTCTCAGCGGTCCCTTCAACCAGTGGGGTTACGACATTGGCGTTAACGCGCACTTCAAGAGTGTCGGCGATGGCATCTGGTCGATGCCTATTGCCAGTACCTGGCCGAACCTGTTCCACATCAACATCTGGAAGTTTGACGATTACTACTATGGCGACGCGGATAATGATGGTGTTCTCGACCGTTACCCTCCCAACTCCCTTACGCCAAACTACCTCAACATGACCTACCCGCCGCGCCCTTATCTTGCCTGGCAGGTCTTTATTGACGACGCAAGCGGCCGCTGGAGCGTTCTTCCTCTCGGCCACGAGCTCGTGTCAATCATCGCCTTTGCACTCCTCCTTACCATCCCCATCATCACCGCCTTTGCGGCCGCAGCCATCTTCCGCTACTCGTTCTACTCGATCAAGATCAACAAGTGGGGAACCAAGCCGGCCAAGGAGTCGAGCAACTACTTCCCaatcgtcggcgccgccgcagcgcaccacgacaagaaggagggACCCGTCTCTGAAAAGCACCACTCGGTCATCTTGCACGAAAAGGTCAAGAAGCCGGAACGCATTATCGGTTGGCCCGAGGACCCTACCAAGCGTCGCAGGGTTCTTATCGCCACCCTCGAGTACGAGATTCTCGACTGGGCCGTCAAGGTCAAGATTGGTGGTCTTGGTGTCATGTCGACGCTCATGGGCAAGGCCATGACCGACGTTGACCTCATCTGGGTTGTTCCCAAGGTCCAGGACATCGACTACCCCCAGGGCGACTTTGCTGAACCCATCGAGGTCACCATCTTCGGCGAGCCCTACCTCATCGAGGTTGAGACTCACCAGGTCGACAACATCACATACGTTATTCTCGACTCGCCAGTGTTCCGTGCTCAAACCAAGTCGGACCCCTACCCCCAGCGCATGGACGACCTGAGCTCCGCCATTTTCTACTCGACCTGGAACCAGGCTATTGCCGAGACGATCCGCCGCTTCGAGGACATTGACATCTACCACATCAACGACTACCACGGTGCCCTGGCCCCTCTCTACCTTTTGCCCAGGATCGTCCCCGTCTGTCTCTCGCTCCACAATGCCGAGTTCCAGGGTCTCTGGCCTCTCCGCACCAAGGACGAGATGAAGGAAGTCTGTGCCGCCTTCAACATTTCCAAGGAGGTCTGCTCCAAATATGTGCAGTTTGGCAACACTTTCAACCTCCTCCACGCGGCCGCCTCTTTCATCTCGCACCACCAGAAGTCGGTTGGCGTCGCTGGTGTGTCCGACAAGTACGGCAAGCGTTCATGGGCTCGTTACCCCGCCCTGTGGACGCTGAGGAACATTGACTCGCTTCCCAATCCCGACCCTACCGACATTGCCGCCCTTGACGAGCAGCCCGTTGCCGTGGACAAGATTCAGGTCGACCAGGTCGCCGAGTCCAAGAGGCCGGAGCACAAGCGTCAGGCCCAGGAGTGGGCCGGTATCAAGCAGgacccccgcgccgacctcTTCGTCTTCGTCGGTCGTTGGTCCAAGCAGAAGGGTGTTGACCTTATCGCCGACGTCATGCCTGGCCTCCTTGACAAGAAGTCGAACATTCAGCTCATCTGTGTCGGCCCCGTCATCGACCTTTACGGACGTTTCGCCGCTGAAAAGCTGGCCCGCCTCATGGAAATGTACCCCGACCGCGTCTTCTCCAAGCCCGAGTTCACCACTCTGCCGCCCTACCTCTTCTCCGGAGCCGACTTTGCCCTCATCCCTTCGCGTGACGAGCCCTTCggtctcgtcgccgtcgagttcGGTCGTAAGGGCGCCCTTGGTGTCGGCTCTCGTCTCGGTGGCCTCGGTCTTATGCCCGGTTGGTGGTTCCCTGTGGAGAGTAGCACGGCGACGCACATGCTCTCGCAGTTGACCAAGACGATCAAGCTTGCCCTCAAGTCGACTCCCCAGGAGCGTGCCATTCTTCGTGCTCGCTCTGCCGTTCAGCGTttccccgtcgtcgagtggCGCCAGCGTCTCGAGGACTTCCAGCGTCGCAGTATCACTATGTCGCGATCGGTTGCCGGCGAGCATGCTTGGGGCTACGAACAGTCTGCCAGCCATACCCTTTACGCGTCCGGACAAAACgacagctcgacgtcgcttGGTACCTGGAACCGACCTGGTACTCCCGACTCTGGCTctggcgcctcggcccccgGATCACCTCGCCCTGACTCAAGACGCGTCTCTAGTGGTGTCAACCTGCCGCCCGGAGCTGCTAGCCCCGGTGGCGGAGAGGCAACATTCACTGGCAGCGACTACCACCGTCGTTTCGAGGACAGAAAACAGAACCGTGGCTCGGGCGAATCGTTCTACGACGAGGACCCCAACGCCGCTGCCATGTACCAGGACCCACTCGCAGCTTTGGAAGGCAGGCCGCGCGGCAAACCCAAGTTTGGCTttgctggcgacgacgaggcctcAAGTGTGGTTTCCTCCGACCATGGTGACCAGAGCATGAGCATGATTGCGCCATCTACGATGTCCGAGACTCCAACTGGCCATGCCTACGACAGCTTCCTTGCCGCAGCCAACCGACAGTTTGCCAAGACGACCGACGGACGAAAGCAGCCCGACCCGTTCATGGAGCGTCGAATGAGCACCATGAGCACGGCCTCATCCACCTTTGTCCCTAGCCGTCCGTTCAGCTTCACCTCGCGCGTCTCCTCCTTCGACTCGATCTCGAGCATTGTCGATGAAAAGAATGCCTCGCCCCTCAACAAGGCTATGGAATCCTTCACCGACGCTGACGGCGAGGTCTCGCAGACCTTTGTCCAGAAGCTGCAGGGCCTCTCGGCTGCCAACTCAAAGGGCGACCTGTGTATCGAGAAGTTCCTGATGAAGAGCGAGAAGCAGTTCTTCAACGAAatgaagaaggagaagctcATGGCCATGAGCGTTCGCTCGCGTGACTCGATTCACGGTGGCGGTTCCTCGCACCAGAGCACCATCGACGGCTTCCGCCCAGAAT CACCGCAGGGTCAGTACTCGCTGTCCGGTCACAGCCACCCCGAGGACTACTACAGCTCTTCGATGATgtacgacgagcacggcgagcttGAGAAGCCCATGACTAGGACGCAGGTGCTCATGGAGCGCTCGATCTACGGCTGGCCGCTCTACGCCATTGTCATCTCTATCGGCCAACTTCTCAGTGCTACCTCGTTCCAGCTTTCgcttctcggcggcgcgaacACGCAGACAGCTACCGACCTCTACATCATTTGTGCCATCTTCTGTGTCGCGACGGTGTTCTGGTACACGCTGTTCCGCATGCGTCCCTCGGTCTACGTTCTTGCCATCCCCTGGCTGCTCTTCGCCATCGCCTTCTTCATGATCGGCCTCCCCGCACTCTACGGTCCCTTCGTGGCACCTCGCCAATGGCTCACCAAGGTTGCAACGTGGTTCTACGCCATCGCCTCGTCTGCCGGCTTCCTGTTCTTCGGCCTCAACTTTGGTGAAGAAGCTGGTGCGGCTGCCGAGATTTGGATTATGCGCGCGTGCATTGTCCAGGGTCTCCAGCAGATCTGGGTGTCGGCTCTGTGGTACTGGGGTTACACGCTTGTGGGCCAGAACGCGGCGACGTACAACACTCCTCGCGCCATCATCTGCGTCACCTGgccgcttgccgccgtcTGCGTCGCGTTCGCCTACCTCATGTTCTGGGGTCTGCCCGACTACTACCACCAGATTCCGCCCTACATGCCCAACTTCCTCCGCACCCTTGTACGCCGAAAGCTGGTCATCTGGTTCATGATCTCGGAGATCCTGCGCAACTACTGGCTGTCGCCGCAGTACGGCCGCAACTGGCAGTTCCTGTGGCGCGAGGCCCAGGTCCCGAAGTGGTCGGTGGTCATCATGCTCGTGATCTTCTTCATCGGCATTTGGGGCCTGCTCATGGGAGTACTCATCAAGTACGCAAAGGTGCACTCGTGGCTCCTGCCCGTGTTCGCAGTGGGCTTAGGCGCGCCACGCTGGGCCCAGATGTTCTGGGGTATCTCTGGCTTCGGCATCTACGTTCCTTGGGGAGGTGTCGCTGGACCTTACAT TGGCACCTGTGTTTGGCTCTGGCTTGGTGTGCTCGACGCGATCCAGGGCGTTGGCTTTGGCATGATCCTGCTCCAGACACTTTCACGTCTTCACGTGTGCGCAacgctggccgcggcgcagtTTGTCGGCTCGGCCGTGCTCATGATTGCACGCGCCACGGCACCTGACAAGAATGGCCCAGGCAACGTGTTCCCCAACGCCGCGTTCTGGTCGCCTTCTACGGGCGAGAACAACCCTGTCGCGCACTGGGAGTTCTGGCTCTGTCTCGTGTGCCAGCTGATTATTCCTTTCGGCTACTTCAGCTTCTTCCGCAAGGAGCAGCTTGTCAAGCCATGA